The stretch of DNA TGTATCCTTTAATCAGATTTCCGTGATCCCCGACAACATCCACATGGTGACTACCTTGACCTGGCTCGACTTGTCACATAACGAACTGGCAGACATTCCGCGTGAGATGGGATTCCTTAAATACCTTAGCTTCTTGGATATTTCACACAACAAAATTGTGTCTCTGCCCGAGGAAGTGGTGAGTCTGCAGTTCGCTCTAACGACACTGAAGGCATCCAATAACCAGATCAGAGCACTTCCCGAGGATATTCATAAGCTACAAAGGTTGACAATTCTGGAAGTGGCTGACAATCTGCTGGAGAGCCTGCCATCGAAATTCTATGAACTTAAGGGTCTAAAAACCCTGGACCTATCCGGTAACAAACTGGGCACGGCAGTCGGTATCACGAAACTAAGAGCGGCCGAGACGGTGAAGGTCGCACGTAATGCCCTATCGGCGCTCCCTGACGATCTGCCAACAATGAAATGTCTTGTGACTTTCGATGTGTCTGGGAACCATCTCAAATCTATACCAGACAACATCGGCCGTGTCACGTCTTTAAAGGACTTTTCGGCAGCCGATAACAAAATATCCTCCATTCCAGAATCCTTTGGGGAGCATCAGATACTTAGGGATATTGACCTCAGCCGGAATCGGATTCAGGGACTTCCTCAAGACCTCAAAAAGCTACAGAACCTAGAAAGTTTTAGAATAGCGCATAATCAAATTTCGGCGTTACCGAAAACATTAGATGTTCTCAAGTTTCTCCGTACATTGGATGTCAGTGGAAATTCACTTACTGAAATACAGCTGCCAAAAGCTCTTACGCACTTGAACATTTCCCAGAACCCTGTATTCTTACCGGCACAGGATTCAAAGTCGGTGCTTGTACAGCTTGGGGAGCGGACCTACGCTAAACAGATCACATTCCTTGATTTGTCAAACATTAAACTAGATGAAGTTCCCGCCAGTATTGGTCACATGAAGCTGCTTCGGACCCTAAAATTGGCCAACAACCTTCTCAAGGAAATCCCGGAATTCCTGTGCCGTCTGCGGTGTCTCGAGGAGTTCGATCTGTGCAACAACGAAATATCAGAGGTTCCAGACGCTATCAAGAACTTGCAGAATCTTAGACGATTAGATGTATCTCAGAACAAAATAGGGGAATTCTGTGAAGGTATGACCAAACTTCACCAACTCGAGTTCCTTAATAtatgttataataatattgtCAGCCTTCCGGAAGACTTTGGCGAGTTACATAAACTGATCTACTTAGATCTGTCCAACAACGAGTTAATGGGCCTCCCCGAGGATCGCTGGGACGTTCTGGCGTCCATGACCGAGCTAAACGTCAACAAGAACCATATCAATACGGTACCAGCTGATCTACCGTACCTCTACCGGATCCGGATACTGAGAGCCGCCGGAAATGACCTTACAAGCATTCCACAGGATGTTGGTAAAATGATGGGCCTTGAAATTCTAGACCTTTCCGACAACCTTCTAGAGACGTTTCCGGATTCTGTATGCAAGCTTCCACTACTGTCCGAACTCAATATATCGGATAATAAAATCAGGGAACCACCTCGGAGGCTGGAAAGCCTCAAACAACACTGTAATGTCAACGCGGATGGCCAGTCGCCGTACAAGGCGCGAGAGCCTCCCGATACGCTGCAGCCGGGAGAGGTCCAGACGGATGAGGAGGGCGGCAAGAAAAGTACGATAAAATCGGGAGATTAATGGTAGCAACTGAGTCGTGTCGTTCTCCAAAGAGAGTGAACAATTGTGAGGATTAACTAATGTGCTTGTTGAAGACATATCTGTTATCCGGTACACGACCGAAAACATGAGCGCGGGAGTTGTCTTACAAGTAAGCGAGCAAGACTGTTGACCGGCGGACGGACAGATGTGCAAAGCATGTGCAAGCATACCAGTAGTTTGTTGTGCAAGACATGTTCTATTGAAGA from Argopecten irradians isolate NY chromosome 15, Ai_NY, whole genome shotgun sequence encodes:
- the LOC138308526 gene encoding leucine-rich repeat protein SHOC-2-like — protein: MSKDTEVIPIAGPGSKIIALAPPLRKHFPREGKAVIVDFSTNSLKQLPIEIWKCEEIMLNATRFQAENNRLKKLPKTISDLEVLTFIDLRNNALGAIPATIFKIKTLETLEMTNNAVKSLPATINKAQSLHTLHASNNKIKALPKTISKCPALTHLDVSYNVIRSIKKTVYELGAHIILKQNKLVELPDASVKGPALKSLDVSFNQISVIPDNIHMVTTLTWLDLSHNELADIPREMGFLKYLSFLDISHNKIVSLPEEVVSLQFALTTLKASNNQIRALPEDIHKLQRLTILEVADNLLESLPSKFYELKGLKTLDLSGNKLGTAVGITKLRAAETVKVARNALSALPDDLPTMKCLVTFDVSGNHLKSIPDNIGRVTSLKDFSAADNKISSIPESFGEHQILRDIDLSRNRIQGLPQDLKKLQNLESFRIAHNQISALPKTLDVLKFLRTLDVSGNSLTEIQLPKALTHLNISQNPVFLPAQDSKSVLVQLGERTYAKQITFLDLSNIKLDEVPASIGHMKLLRTLKLANNLLKEIPEFLCRLRCLEEFDLCNNEISEVPDAIKNLQNLRRLDVSQNKIGEFCEGMTKLHQLEFLNICYNNIVSLPEDFGELHKLIYLDLSNNELMGLPEDRWDVLASMTELNVNKNHINTVPADLPYLYRIRILRAAGNDLTSIPQDVGKMMGLEILDLSDNLLETFPDSVCKLPLLSELNISDNKIREPPRRLESLKQHCNVNADGQSPYKAREPPDTLQPGEVQTDEEGGKKSTIKSGD